The sequence agtttagtttaaattatcTATAATGAATTTTTTGTAGAGCTTTGTGAAAAATATTACTACATAGCCTGTTTATGTGGCACCTGTTTCTGGTATATAACACCTTGAAAGCTATCCCATAGGTCCAATCTGCCAAATTATTGCCCTAAGCATATAGTTAAAAATCATTCATTTGTACTTTTGGTGAGGTTAACTTCTGAATGACCCTCTaagattttgctttttttttccttttactcaTATATACTTGTAATTCAAACCAAATACCAAACCTCTGTTTTTGCTATTTCTCTGACACTTACCACTAACCTATATTCAATTGAACCAGAAGAGTTAAATGCAAGTTGTGGTGTACAAAATTATAGTGTAAAAGCAATTAAAGTTAAATACACTTTAGTtcatttattttagaagttactacagctgttttgtttatacatatgttttctatattatatagtattttgAATGCCTTTAAAATGGAGACGACGACGACTTCAAGTCACCTTCATCAGTGTCTACATTTACCACCTGGTTTAACTTCACAAACTTTGGCTGTTCTCATAATTAAGGTACTCCACTGTCGAGAAATGGTTTGCAAGCAAACCAGAAGCCAGAAGATTCTTCAGCAAGCTTGTAAGATTTTGCTAAGTGAGGATGATTCTGAGTTATTTCCTGAGAAAACAACTTTTGATGTTTCCTCACAGACCGTATGTGAAACCTTGTCAGATGAAAGTTCAATCCACTCTAAAGTGAGTTGTAATGTACACAGTGTTGCAACTCAGACATTTTCATCATGTATTTCTAAGAAATCTCAGACTAATGATCTTCCTGTAACTAAAACTTTCCTCACAAGTTCTAGTCCCAGTGGGTATGAGAAGTTAGCTGTTGAAGCTCATTCCACATCtcaaacttgtaacaaaacatttatgaaagACAAAAGTCATTCTGCAGATCAAACACAAGAGGTTGGTGTACAGGTAAAATCTGTGAGGTTTCTTAAGTCTCTAGTTAATTCGCTACTAACAGCAATACCTCTTGATGAACAAATGTCACCTAGTCTAGGGCCTCCAAAGAGGAGAAGAACAAAAAGTGAAGATGTCCAAATAATGAGTATAAGAAATGCTTTGTTGTCAACACAAAAACTGGAATTTGATAAAAGCAGAGTTTGCAGTGTGACCTCAAGACATGTGCATGATGTAACAAACAACATAACTGAAACCTCAGCAAGTACAGCTATTAAACAAGAAAAGGACCATTGTGTCAAGACAAGGAACAGTCCTCCATTAAGCACCAGCTCCGACGATGACCGcaagttaaagaaaaaatcaGTTAAGTTGTTTCATGGACGCCCATTAATCAAAGGAAACCGCGAACCAATAATAATTCCTCTAAACAGATCAGAGTCTCCTCCTTTCCCAGAGGATCCTCGTTCAACCAGGGATACAGTATCTTCTAACAGTGTAGAACCTCAAGGAAGTTATTCCAAATCCAAGAGCCCATGTTTATTAACATGTGTTGAACCTCAGAAACGGTTTCCAGAAGCTGAGACCTCTGGAGTTTCACCACCAAAGAAGTTCAGAATATTTTCACAGGTTGCAGTGGAGCCAAACAAGGATAATCAAACTGTCTGATGAGTATAATTTGAGTGCCATTTGCTCAtagttttaagaa comes from Tachypleus tridentatus isolate NWPU-2018 chromosome 12, ASM421037v1, whole genome shotgun sequence and encodes:
- the LOC143235483 gene encoding uncharacterized protein LOC143235483, encoding METTTTSSHLHQCLHLPPGLTSQTLAVLIIKVLHCREMVCKQTRSQKILQQACKILLSEDDSELFPEKTTFDVSSQTVCETLSDESSIHSKVSCNVHSVATQTFSSCISKKSQTNDLPVTKTFLTSSSPSGYEKLAVEAHSTSQTCNKTFMKDKSHSADQTQEVGVQVKSVRFLKSLVNSLLTAIPLDEQMSPSLGPPKRRRTKSEDVQIMSIRNALLSTQKLEFDKSRVCSVTSRHVHDVTNNITETSASTAIKQEKDHCVKTRNSPPLSTSSDDDRKLKKKSVKLFHGRPLIKGNREPIIIPLNRSESPPFPEDPRSTRDTVSSNSVEPQGSYSKSKSPCLLTCVEPQKRFPEAETSGVSPPKKFRIFSQVAVEPNKDNQTV